The genomic DNA CGATACGCAGTTTGTCTCAAGCATAGAGAGCGTTGATCCATAATGGCGCGTTAATGGACACGTTAGAATCCAACGCAGACGCGGAATCAGGGGAGAATCCTGCCAACTTGGTAACCAAATCCTTGTCACAAAATGCGATAGTTTCACGCTTCCTTAAGGTTAAAATGCGCAGACTTGTCAAGTCATGAAACGGCGCTCCCGCTGTAGACTGTGGCGCAATTGTATAGAGTAAAGCAGCAGGTAATGGCGAGGTCTCAGACTAATCCAAGGTCATATTCAGTCTTGTGGTCGGGGCGGATTGATAAATTCGGGCTCGCCGCAGGACGGTATCTTCGCGTCAGCCCCGCAGTGGTTCTGATATCGACCGTAATCAATATCCTCGGTATGATGCTGCCACTATCAATACTGATTGTTTATGATCGTATTGTGCCGAACGCATCTTACGAATCCCTTTTGCTGCTTGTTTTGATACTGATCGGCTTTGCTGTCATCGAAGCTGGGTTGCGGGTCTGCCGAGCCTATATGCTGGGCTGGTCGGCTGCGAAATTTGAATTGCGGACAACTCTCCAGGCGCTGAACAGGATTCTGACTGCGGACTACTCGTCCTTGACATCTGTGCCGCCTGTCCGTCAGGCGGAGCGCCTGAAAGCCGTTACGCGCTACGCCGACTTCATGGGCAGCCAGTCCAGGCTTGCGATAATTGACTTGCCCTATGTCGCCCTGTTCATCACCGTGATGGCGCTGATCGGGGGCTGGCTTGCGCTGGTACCAATTGTGGTCATAGGCATTTTTTCTGTTGTTATCATGCTCCTGTCCGGTCGCTTCCGCCAGGTTCTTGAAGATCGCAAGCTACAGGACACCAAGATTTATGATTTTATCGCCGAAGTGCTTGGTGGCATCAACACCATCAAGGGTGCCGCGATGGAACCACAGATGTTGCGACGGTTTGAACGTTTGCAACGTATCGGCAGCATAACCGATTTCCGGTCAGTTGAGGTCGCTGCGCACAGCCAGACGCTGATGGGATTGTTTGGCAACGTCACGATAATTTCCATGGTCACGACTGGCGGTTGGCTGGCGGCCACCAGCGATCTTTCGGTCGGCACGCTTGCTGCTTGTACCATGCTTGCAGGGCGCACCATTCAACCGGTTGTCCGAGTGGCGGGCATCTGGAACGAATTGCAGAGAACCGCCATCGCCTTGCAGGATATCAAGGAACTTTTTTCGGGTGCTGTGTCCGCCGATTTGCCTGCGCCCGATGCGGCATCGGCCGCGCATGACCATTTCGAACCGCTGCGATTGGAAGCCCGTGATCTGGTGGTGGAACGTGGCGGTCGCGTGCTGATTGAGAATATCAATTTTGCTCTTCAACCCGGCTGTTTCATGGGAATTGAAGGTCCTGATGGCGACGGAAAATCCACTCTCATGCGTGTTCTCAGCGGAGATGTACCACCAAAATCCGGCACAGTGCTTTTCAATGACACTCCAATGGATGGAGCCGTTCGTCACGCACACCGGATAGCCTTTGCAAGTACAGGGCAGGGACTGTTCAATGGTACGATTCTCGATAATCTCACTCTGTTCGGTGCAGGTGCAACAATCGAGGATGCCTGTTGGGCCGTCGATCTTTTGGGAATGCGGCCCTCGATTGATTCCTTGCCCCTCGGTTTCGACACCGCTGTCGGCAACACCGCAGCCATGGCTCTTGCCAGCGGATTTATGCAGAGACTGATTCTCGCGCGCGCTTTGGCGCAGCGGCCCGGTCTGCTTATTCTGGATGAGCCTCAGGCATTTCTCGACAATGAAGCAGACCGTGATGTGCTGTCCGGCCTGAAACAACTTATGGGCAGCATGACCGTCGTGCTTGCAACGAACCGTCCGTCCTATCTGCGTCTCGTAGACATCCATTTCAAAGTCGAGGGCGGTCGGCTGATTGAAGGTCAAAGTGCGCCAGCAACTCCGGCTGCAAAGCGGGTGGGGTCGGCGGCATGAATATGAAACCCACCTCGCAACTGCCCGACAGCGAAAATATCAATGCCAGCAGTGGCACAAACCGGGTACACGAAAATCTGGAGGCACTTGGCCACGAATTTGCGTCCAACCGCCATCCGAACGCCAATCTGTTTGCACAGCAGAAGCACCGTTGGGAGGGCTGTCTGAGAAAGCTTCTCGACGCCAGGAACTGGCCCGGTACAGAGCGCAGAATCATCGAGGCCAGTCCTCATTTGCTGGAAATAGCGGATCTCGATGAAATGAGGGCGGTGCTGTCCCGTCTCGATTTCCTGACGGCGTTGCACCGGATTCGACTTCAGAATCTGGATCCGAATGCACTGCCTTGCATAGCGGTCATCGACGATTTGCCTTTTGTTCTATTGCGCTTCAGTGACGCAAACCACCTTGAAGTGTTTGACGGCGAACGGCGTGAGCAGCGCATTATCCAGGCAAAGAAGGCGCCCGTTGAAGTTTGTTTTGTTGAGCCGGCCCGTAACAACGTGTCCCCACCCGGGGTGCAGGAAAATTGGTTCCGCCGGGCAATGTACCAATTTCTGAAACCGATCCTCGGCGTGTTCATTCTGACCCTGTTCGCAAATATTCTGTCACTGGCCACACCCATTTATGTGATGTCGGTCTATGACCGGGTAGTCGGTGCCAAGGCGACAGAAACCCTTTTCTCGTTTTTGGCAATTATCGTTTTGACGATCAGTTTTGAAATGTTCCTCCGGCACAAACGCAGCAATCTGATTGCTTATGTCGGCGCACGGTTCCACAATGTTTTGAGCAATCATGCGCTCAAACAGATTTTGGGGCTCCCGGTTCCGATGCTGGAAAATTCCAGTGTATCGGCTCAGTTAACCCGTTTCCGGCAGTTCGAAACCATCAGATCGTTTTTTACCGGACATATCGTGTCAGCGGTTCTGGATTTGCCGTTTATGCTGATTTTTCTGGCACTGGTTTTCTGGATCGGTGGGGCTCTCGGTTACGTTCCGCTGGCGCTGAGTGTGATCTTTATTTGTATCGCGGTCTTTTCTGTCCCCAAAACTCGCAACAATGTCGCAGAGGGCGGACGTGCCAGTGCCCGGTCGAACAGTTTCATCGACGAAACACTGGAAAAGATTTCTGCGATCAGACAACTTCAGGCGGAAACGCTTTGGCATAATCGCTTCACCGGTTTCGTCAGTGACGATACGATTTTAAGGTTTAAGGCCCGGTTTTTCGACGGCACCATGCATACCCTGTCCCAAAGCCTGGTATCTATTGCCGGTGTAGCGACGCTCGGGCTGGGTGCGCTTCAGGTTATTGCCGGAGAGTTATCCATTGGTGCGTTGATTGCCATTATGATGGTTGTCTGG from Pararhizobium sp. IMCC3301 includes the following:
- a CDS encoding ATP-binding cassette domain-containing protein codes for the protein MARSQTNPRSYSVLWSGRIDKFGLAAGRYLRVSPAVVLISTVINILGMMLPLSILIVYDRIVPNASYESLLLLVLILIGFAVIEAGLRVCRAYMLGWSAAKFELRTTLQALNRILTADYSSLTSVPPVRQAERLKAVTRYADFMGSQSRLAIIDLPYVALFITVMALIGGWLALVPIVVIGIFSVVIMLLSGRFRQVLEDRKLQDTKIYDFIAEVLGGINTIKGAAMEPQMLRRFERLQRIGSITDFRSVEVAAHSQTLMGLFGNVTIISMVTTGGWLAATSDLSVGTLAACTMLAGRTIQPVVRVAGIWNELQRTAIALQDIKELFSGAVSADLPAPDAASAAHDHFEPLRLEARDLVVERGGRVLIENINFALQPGCFMGIEGPDGDGKSTLMRVLSGDVPPKSGTVLFNDTPMDGAVRHAHRIAFASTGQGLFNGTILDNLTLFGAGATIEDACWAVDLLGMRPSIDSLPLGFDTAVGNTAAMALASGFMQRLILARALAQRPGLLILDEPQAFLDNEADRDVLSGLKQLMGSMTVVLATNRPSYLRLVDIHFKVEGGRLIEGQSAPATPAAKRVGSAA
- a CDS encoding peptidase domain-containing ABC transporter, with protein sequence MNMKPTSQLPDSENINASSGTNRVHENLEALGHEFASNRHPNANLFAQQKHRWEGCLRKLLDARNWPGTERRIIEASPHLLEIADLDEMRAVLSRLDFLTALHRIRLQNLDPNALPCIAVIDDLPFVLLRFSDANHLEVFDGERREQRIIQAKKAPVEVCFVEPARNNVSPPGVQENWFRRAMYQFLKPILGVFILTLFANILSLATPIYVMSVYDRVVGAKATETLFSFLAIIVLTISFEMFLRHKRSNLIAYVGARFHNVLSNHALKQILGLPVPMLENSSVSAQLTRFRQFETIRSFFTGHIVSAVLDLPFMLIFLALVFWIGGALGYVPLALSVIFICIAVFSVPKTRNNVAEGGRASARSNSFIDETLEKISAIRQLQAETLWHNRFTGFVSDDTILRFKARFFDGTMHTLSQSLVSIAGVATLGLGALQVIAGELSIGALIAIMMVVWRILSPIQTIFLSLNRMAQFGETVHQINMLMRLPVERKIAVRNRLHAPLTGGLSLQGVSFRYPGAAEPAIRNLTLEIGPGELVCISGSTGAGKTTLSKLVAGFYQPQAGVILLDGLNLRQLDVGEIRTGMGYVPQTPQLFYGSLRQNLTLAMPEADDDRLTNALLDAGIDIAGPEFPRGLDTIIRDGGAYLSDGLRMEVCMARAYLKRSSLYLLDDPGAYLDFDGDAHLIRHLNRLRGKATVILISSRPGLMRACDRLIHLHKGAVVADGPPEDVLKLIA